In Lycium ferocissimum isolate CSIRO_LF1 chromosome 3, AGI_CSIRO_Lferr_CH_V1, whole genome shotgun sequence, the genomic window CATATTTCTTTActtctacacttcattttattactcTATTATAGAAAGCacatgaaattgtactctaagcagggactaacatgtgtacatttcagaagtttaacattaattctactcttgtgtgtttactttttaagtctccacgtgtccgcagtgtctcaattatcctttcattttcttcatttggcatatagtCCCTCtttctcaatttaagtgtctaagtttgactagacacggagtttaagaaataaagatagacttttgaatcttgtggttctaaataaaaaatgtgtataatataataaaatatcctttgaatcttgtgattataaacttgacatgtaggatatgtgaattatcaacttactaaatttaaaaaaaaaaaggcggacataaccaaaataagacaaaatttaacaataattgagaaattaagaggaacaaaatcaaaatatggagactcactaaggagaatcgcggaatcttttacaaaatatataaacgataaagactaactaaagcaagtaaccaaattaatcatgttggcCCCGTGCATTGcacgggcatagtttgctagtttgtccttcaaatgtgCTGgtccttaattattttttgcccCTAGCAATTGAGCTTTATGTCTAGCTGGACATAAATTCTTTagtaaaacttacacaaatagctaccttttaatagcttctaactagttatagctacaagttgaagatttacaattcgtagTTTCTTTTGGCTGTATTTCAGTTGTATCtcgcatttttgaaatacagtgaaatatagcgaaatacagagaaatacaaaacacgttagagtaaatttaggctctatttttggaacatatttttttaaaaaaattctgagagaaaaaataggctatatttttggaacatcatattcttttcctttttaaatagtaagtcaaattaaatcaaccatctTTCACACCAATCACTGAAGAGTAAAATCAGgccctatttatggaacagtttttaaaaaaaaaaaaattatgggattCAATTTAAAACTTCCCATAAATCACACATAACGGTTGTTCTTCCATAAAAGCTTACGAAtctctctcaacttttatcacaatcaaaactttttgaattcaaaaaccactaaagatctaaaacttccaaatacagaaaaataatcactgaaatataatgaaatatggttaattgtttaagaaatataaagttttagtatgcgtatatacaatggaatacaatgaaatatatcagaaactgtttcataaattagaaatacaaaatgcagaaatacattgaaatacaaaagtcgtgaaaacaaagtgtagtaaaaataggctctatatttggaacattcactatatttacaccaaaaaaaaaaaaatacattgaaatacaaataaataatgtttgaaatacactgaaatatactgaaaattaaatatactGTTTGTTAATTCACAAAAATACActgaaacattttatcaaacacttggtgggcatgaagttccacaactctcatcaatTGTGTTCTCATGGGAAAGAAGCGAGTCGTCTCAGATTACTACAAAAAGGACGTTATCCGGAGATAAAGACTTTCAATTGGACTAGTTAATAAAGCTTCACTCCGTTGTCCTTCACCGTTGTTAGAGTTTTTTTTCACTCCGTCGTCGATCATGGCTTCACTCCGTCGTCGATCATGGCTTCACTCCGTCGTCGACCATGGCTGCTGCTATTACTATAGGATTCTTCTGATTtgtaagagaaaatgagatctaGGATAGGTGATGGAACAGAAGCATATGGAGTTCAGATCTGAAGAACTAGAACCTTCAGGTTTTTTTCGAGTTTGGAGATGGAGATGGTAGTAATAGTGATGGTGGTGTTGACGGCGGCGTGGGTGGTGGAGATAGAAAAGGGAGGGAGGGGTAAGTGAGGGGGAagggagaggagagagagaggccGGAGATAGAGGTAagggagggagagagagagcaaAGATGAGGGAAGGAGAGAGAGgaaagggattttttttttttttttttagggtttggaGAAGATGATACATCTTAAATGTGTAGTGAGGGAGAATAGAGATGTACATGTATTTCAAAAGTTACTGAACCagttatgaaatgtaattttggaaaataaagctacgaaaattaaataaaatataatgtagttattattcataaataagtcttacAGGTAGCTATAAtaagtaaattttttaattctttaaggATGTGAAGCATAACTtgggatattatgatgtgaGACAAAAATGCAAATGACCCCATTCAAGGAGCGATTGGGCTAAGAAGAGCTATTGGGCCTACAAGAAGTCATATATAGGACTAGAAGGCCTTCAAAACGGCTACTTTGGGATCCAgggtaggggtgttcatggttcggtttgggtcggttattggttaaaaccataaccaaaccaatttagtcggtttttaaatatctaaaaccataaccaaaccaagtaaaataataaccaccggtttggttattgtcggtttggttcggtttggttcggtttttcaatttatgactagccgtgacaatttaaatattctctctctacattcttcaaatttcttatgaagctaTTTTTTCCTCAAGGCCCACAAGGGCGAACTTTGCTGCATATTGAGGGAAATACATTGCTGAtggcaatgtaaaatgaaaagagatagtaggatttttactttttacccttatgcatacgacttattagagttgCTTGATTGTTGGAtttggacatattcttttaagacatgggccttaaaaataagtagacaaaattaaattaataattaaaaggtataaaatatctttaattatttatgaaaagttaatattatacatataaataattataaattttatgtatataattatcggtttggttcggttatttattcggttattttttactataaccataaccaaaccaaatactatcggtttttcaaatttaaaaccaaaccaaaccaaaccaacccaaatgtcggtttttttattcggtttggttaaattttcggtttggttttggttttaaccaaaactgtgaacagcCCTAATCCAAGGGCCTTTGTCAAAAAGGACCAGGGTTAGCAACGAAAGGAATATGCATATGTGATTATGCTTAGGCAAAATCTGTATCTCTTTCCTCTTTCTGTGGGTCTTGTTCCTCATCCCCTTCCATCAGTCTTTTGATCCCTAATTTTTACTTTCAGTATTTTTGCATTTGGCTTTTGCTATTTAAGCCATTGCGTTTACTTTCTGGAATTGTAATTGAACTATagtcttatttttaatatagttgagAATGTGATTACTGTTACAGAGGATTTGAGTTCATTACAAAAGGCCCAGAATAAGCATTAAGGTTTATTCATACATATAAAAGATGACATTGAGGACTCACAAATAAGAAAATTTTCATTCTAATTCATGAAAGGTAATACGAGTTCAAAACGGACTCGCTGCCATAATTCGTCCTATTAATTTTCCTGTTTGGATACGGAGCATTTGAAAGActgatattattttataaatgaaAGGAATCGTCAGACGAAGTGGGAGAATGTTGAATATTTAACATCCCATGAACATTTCTTCAATTGCAGAAGAGTTACAGAGCATCAAACAGGAAAATGATAAATGAAAATTACATTTCTTATTCTTGCATACTTTAATATGCACCCAAAGCTTTTGGGGTTTTAATTAAATTCATGAGAAACAATTTATCAGTAGAGTTTTACTCATACTCCTTCTGCCAGTCATCAAGGTTCATCTCATCAGCACCAAGTGGTATATTAATATCAGAAAATTCATCAGCCATTTTGGTCCAATGTAGGCTTGGCTTCCACTCTGCCTCAGTAAGTGCCTTGGATATTTTCTTCACCACAATGTCACTTCCTTCCTTTGTTAAATGCATCCCATCCCtgcataacaaaattaaaattaagtccaccattttcttcatgaatttaatATTAAACTTACTTCTTTCGTTTAAAAATAACTATATTTAGGAATAATAACATTTGGTCCTTTAGTTACTGATAAATTCTGCTTTTGGTTCTTGAGATAGATGACTCAGCATATTTAacttttcattaattaaaatgtgtgtTGTTGGTCATATTGATGtagaaaatatgttatatttggaCTTTTTTAAAACTATCTTACTCTTACAATGTTACATATGGAGCAGCAACACAAAATTAATATAACACATGGGTAATTAGCTGgtgaaaaaagttgaaaatttgtGGTAAATTTCTTAACATTCACCAGCAAATTAAAGGGAtcaagggtgtgtttggtatgatgaaaagaaaataagtgattttgctgctcattttcttgtgtttggtacACAAATTGGAAAATGTTATTTTAAGAGCATTTGCATATATTTATAGCAAAACATTATGAGGTTTTTGAATTCCAGTGCAACTTCTGAAGGTGGGGTAGACAGGAAGTGAGGGGCAGCCGGGGGTGGATGGGGTAGGCAGGGGTGGCGGGGGTAGGGCGGCacgagggtgggggtgggggtaggacGGCACGGGGGTAGGggtaggggtgggggtgggggtgggtgaaTAGTGCAAGGGTCGGTTGTGGATACAGTTGGTGTGTTTTTATTGAtccagaaaatatttttcctcaaatttttagggaaaacattttcatctattttcttcaattttgaggaaaacatttttcatcataCCATCACACTCCAAAAGTGGTATATTCATTGAAGGTTAATTATGCTTAGTCAGGTATTAAGGTCAAAATCACAATTATCGataattgagggactaaaattattactactattttaTTATGTGTGGCAAAACTTTTATTACCAGAAGACTGTAGTCAACCAATCAGGGCGTTCCTGAAGTGCTGACCAAAAATCGATAACCTTGACGCCTAATTCTTGGCCTAATTTAATACCAGCTTCTGAGTATATGCGAGATGTCTCATTTGTTCTACCTCGATTATCCCTGATAATTCCAAGTAATTAATAATCAAAGATTAGAAGCAGGatgaattaaaaaatttaaacaacaactaaattACTCAAAATTAAATAAGAAGTCCTGTTTCAAATATCGGGGTTAATTAATTACCCATAAAAATGGACAATTTGTTCCTCGTTCACCGCAGGAGCACTAAGCATAATTATACGAGTCTTTTCTGAAAGGCTCTGCAAGTGATGTGACGAGATTTTGTTAGGAATACCAAATAAATTGACATCACATTAGCTTAATTAAAAAGGATTAATAGAACTTTTAGTCACTTAATTATTAATAAACGTTAATTTTAGTTCTTACGATATTTGACTAAACACATTTAgtctttaattaattgaaacaTGCATTTTTTATCTCTTTGCTtgtgaatatttataaatttaccATGATTACCAGCTGTTCTGCCACTTAATTACCTATGTATTATGTTAATTTTGTACTAATACTCCATATTCGACAGTAAATATAGTACTTGTAAAATCATTTCAAGCATAACCGTTCGTAATTAATTTCAAAGGGTtcaaaaacacatatatatttcaattaattgaaggttaaatgtgc contains:
- the LOC132049634 gene encoding GDSL esterase/lipase WDL1-like, whose amino-acid sequence is MVGPIRPLFVLFGSSIVQLSYHLHGWGATLTGLYSRKADISLRGYAGWNSRMALQVLDKVFPKDADIKPSLVILYFGGNDSVDPEFPGNIHVPLEEYVENMRKIVLHIKSLSEKTRIIMLSAPAVNEEQIVHFYGDNRGRTNETSRIYSEAGIKLGQELGVKVIDFWSALQERPDWLTTVFWDGMHLTKEGSDIVVKKISKALTEAEWKPSLHWTKMADEFSDINIPLGADEMNLDDWQKEYE